A window from Caulobacter sp. X encodes these proteins:
- a CDS encoding MerR family transcriptional regulator yields the protein MSVYTVKQMAKLSGVSVRALHHYDAIGLLKPRAVGANGYRYYDRQDLLRLQQILFHRALETPLKDIQAALDDPRFDLAAALRAQRIRLAAEAERYAQLVTVVDRTLANLEGDETMDDKMLFEGFDPKKQAEHEAWLVEHYGDEAAQRIADAKAGMTTWGKKDWSHFQEEAKAIEHDLAKALKQGLPVDSEPVTTIMRRHWAWVGRSWNREPTPDAFKGLGHLYQENPEFTARYEAIAPGLTEYFAEAMRVFAEGRGA from the coding sequence TTGAGCGTCTACACGGTCAAGCAGATGGCCAAGCTGTCCGGCGTCTCGGTGCGCGCGCTGCACCACTACGACGCCATCGGCTTGCTGAAACCCCGCGCCGTCGGGGCCAATGGCTATCGCTATTACGACCGCCAGGACCTGTTGCGCCTGCAGCAGATCCTCTTCCACCGCGCCCTGGAGACTCCGCTGAAGGACATCCAGGCCGCGCTGGACGACCCGCGCTTCGACCTCGCCGCCGCGCTCCGCGCCCAGCGGATTCGCCTGGCGGCCGAGGCCGAGCGCTACGCTCAGTTGGTGACCGTCGTCGACCGGACCCTCGCCAACCTCGAAGGAGACGAGACGATGGACGACAAGATGCTTTTCGAAGGCTTCGACCCCAAGAAGCAGGCCGAGCATGAGGCCTGGCTGGTCGAGCACTACGGCGACGAGGCCGCCCAGCGGATCGCCGACGCCAAGGCCGGCATGACGACCTGGGGCAAGAAGGACTGGTCCCACTTCCAGGAGGAGGCCAAGGCGATCGAGCACGATCTGGCCAAGGCCTTGAAGCAGGGTCTGCCGGTCGACAGCGAGCCGGTGACGACGATCATGCGCCGCCACTGGGCCTGGGTCGGCCGCTCCTGGAACCGCGAGCCGACGCCCGACGCCTTCAAGGGCCTGGGTCACCTCTACCAGGAGAACCCTGAGTTCACCGCCCGCTACGAGGCGATCGCGCCGGGGCTGACGGAGTATTTCGCCGAAGCGATGCGCGTGTTCGCGGAGGGACGAGGGGCCTGA
- a CDS encoding GNAT family N-acetyltransferase has translation MLNLTADILQGRHVRLEPVTVDHRDELKAAIDCDPESWEIMSVNGCGEGFDDFWGALQGETDRGERIGFAIRRLSDGKVVGTSSYLNIRRVHCGLEIGSTFLNPDARSGPINPESKRLLLGHAFDCGAIRVELVTDVRNARSQAAIQKLGATKEGVLRNHKITWTGHVRDTAVFSITDYDWPGVRQRLDFRLSEAFV, from the coding sequence ATGCTGAACCTGACCGCCGACATCCTGCAGGGGCGCCATGTGCGCCTGGAACCCGTCACCGTCGATCACCGCGACGAGCTTAAGGCCGCCATCGACTGCGATCCCGAGAGCTGGGAGATCATGTCGGTCAACGGCTGCGGCGAGGGCTTCGACGACTTCTGGGGCGCGCTGCAGGGCGAAACGGATCGGGGCGAGCGGATCGGCTTCGCCATCCGCCGCCTGTCGGACGGCAAGGTGGTCGGCACGTCCAGCTACCTGAACATCCGCCGCGTCCACTGCGGGCTGGAGATCGGCTCGACCTTCCTCAACCCCGACGCGCGGTCCGGTCCGATCAATCCGGAGAGCAAGCGGCTGCTGCTGGGCCACGCCTTCGACTGCGGCGCGATCCGGGTCGAGCTGGTCACCGACGTGCGCAACGCCCGCAGCCAGGCCGCGATCCAGAAGCTGGGCGCGACCAAGGAAGGCGTGCTGCGCAATCACAAGATCACCTGGACGGGTCACGTGCGCGACACGGCCGTCTTTTCGATCACGGATTACGACTGGCCCGGCGTGCGTCAGCGCCTAGACTTCAGGTTGTCCGAGGCATTTGTTTAA
- a CDS encoding acyl-CoA dehydrogenase family protein, with translation MDFDISPKQRVFLDRVTAFMDEHVYPAIPAYEAEMNVLGQERWKVVQVLEELKKKAKAAGLWNFFMPPHSGQSHVDDTFVFEGEQLTNLEYSLIAEHMGKVGFASEVFNCSAPDTGNMEVLMRYGTLAQKERWLRPLMNGEIRSAFLMTEPAVASSDATNIETRIERDGDHYVINGRKWWSSGVGDPRCKVAIVMGKTDPTASTHQQQSQVLVPMDAPGIEIVRMLPVFGYDDAPHGHAEVILKDVRVPVEEALLLGEGRGFEIAQGRLGPGRIHHCMRTIGAAEVALEKMIKRLMSRKAFGKYLSDHSVWEQRIAEARIDIEMCRLLCLKAADMMDKAGNKSARLEIAMIKVAAPRIALKVIDDAIQAHGGAGVTTDFGLAKLYAGIRTLRLADGPDEVHCRTIARMEMSKYGDLAYKQKTERDAALHVPGIR, from the coding sequence ATGGACTTCGACATCTCCCCCAAGCAACGCGTCTTCCTGGATCGCGTCACCGCGTTCATGGATGAACACGTCTATCCGGCGATCCCGGCCTACGAGGCCGAGATGAACGTCCTGGGCCAGGAGCGCTGGAAGGTCGTCCAGGTGCTGGAAGAGCTGAAGAAGAAGGCCAAGGCCGCGGGCCTGTGGAACTTCTTCATGCCGCCGCACAGCGGCCAGAGCCACGTCGACGACACCTTCGTCTTCGAAGGCGAGCAGCTGACCAACCTCGAGTACAGCTTGATCGCCGAGCACATGGGCAAGGTCGGCTTCGCCTCGGAGGTCTTCAACTGTTCGGCGCCCGACACCGGCAACATGGAAGTGCTGATGCGCTACGGCACGCTGGCGCAGAAGGAGCGCTGGCTGCGCCCGCTGATGAACGGCGAGATCCGTTCGGCCTTCCTGATGACCGAGCCGGCGGTGGCCAGCTCCGACGCCACCAACATCGAGACCCGCATCGAGCGCGACGGCGACCACTATGTGATCAACGGCCGCAAGTGGTGGAGCTCGGGCGTGGGCGATCCGCGCTGCAAGGTGGCGATCGTGATGGGCAAGACCGATCCGACCGCCTCGACCCACCAGCAACAGAGCCAGGTCCTGGTGCCGATGGACGCGCCGGGGATCGAGATCGTCCGCATGCTGCCGGTGTTCGGCTATGACGACGCCCCGCACGGCCACGCCGAGGTGATCCTGAAGGACGTCCGCGTGCCGGTCGAAGAGGCCCTGCTGCTGGGCGAAGGCCGCGGCTTCGAGATCGCCCAGGGCCGTCTAGGCCCGGGTCGCATCCACCACTGCATGCGCACGATCGGCGCGGCCGAGGTGGCGCTGGAGAAGATGATCAAGCGCCTGATGAGCCGGAAGGCCTTTGGCAAGTATCTGTCCGACCACTCGGTCTGGGAACAGCGCATCGCCGAGGCCCGCATCGACATCGAGATGTGCCGCCTGCTGTGCCTGAAGGCCGCCGACATGATGGACAAGGCCGGCAACAAGTCGGCCCGCCTCGAGATCGCGATGATCAAGGTCGCCGCGCCGCGCATCGCGCTGAAGGTCATCGACGACGCCATCCAGGCCCACGGCGGCGCCGGCGTGACCACCGACTTTGGCCTCGCCAAGCTCTATGCCGGCATCCGCACCCTGCGCCTGGCCGACGGCCCGGACGAGGTCCACTGCCGCACCATCGCCCGCATGGAAATGTCCAAGTATGGCGACCTCGCCTACAAACAGAAGACCGAACGCGACGCGGCCCTGCACGTGCCGGGGATTCGGTAG
- a CDS encoding DUF4345 family protein: MSSYFLSLFLAVVACVIGGALGGMILARPQTMIGLAGLADEETPKSPLFAEGRAFGGMLIASHGIAALYLGYQPRLGAAMAMVLAVGWLGAAAARALSAAIDGEAGRFNAGSIVFNALIGITLALPFFNVGPYVARGVGLA; this comes from the coding sequence ATGTCCAGCTACTTCCTGTCGCTGTTTCTCGCGGTGGTGGCCTGTGTCATCGGCGGGGCGCTGGGCGGCATGATCCTGGCGCGGCCGCAGACGATGATCGGCCTGGCGGGTCTGGCCGACGAGGAGACGCCGAAGTCGCCGCTGTTCGCGGAGGGACGCGCGTTCGGCGGCATGCTGATCGCCTCGCACGGGATCGCGGCGCTGTATCTCGGCTATCAGCCGAGGCTGGGCGCGGCCATGGCCATGGTGCTGGCGGTCGGCTGGCTGGGCGCGGCGGCGGCGCGGGCGCTCTCGGCGGCGATCGACGGCGAGGCCGGCCGCTTCAACGCCGGCTCGATCGTCTTCAACGCCCTGATCGGGATCACCCTGGCCCTGCCGTTCTTCAACGTCGGGCCCTATGTGGCGCGGGGCGTCGGGCTGGCCTGA
- a CDS encoding VOC family protein, with amino-acid sequence MIDHMGVTVRDLQVAKAFYDAAFAPLGIAVVMSVSAEETGSSAFIGYGPTEDRRDIQAGKPSFWVSQGAAPTGPMHVAFLAADRAQVDAFHAAALAAGGTDNGAPGVRPHYHPNYYAAFVLDPDGRNVEAVCHAPA; translated from the coding sequence GTGATCGACCATATGGGCGTGACGGTGCGGGATCTCCAGGTCGCCAAGGCGTTCTACGACGCGGCCTTCGCGCCGCTGGGGATCGCCGTGGTGATGAGCGTCAGCGCCGAGGAGACAGGAAGTTCGGCCTTCATCGGCTATGGCCCGACCGAGGATCGGCGCGACATCCAGGCGGGCAAGCCCAGCTTCTGGGTCAGCCAGGGCGCGGCGCCGACCGGGCCGATGCACGTGGCGTTCCTGGCCGCCGACCGCGCCCAGGTCGACGCCTTCCACGCCGCGGCCCTGGCGGCCGGCGGGACGGATAACGGCGCGCCCGGCGTGCGGCCTCACTATCATCCCAACTATTATGCCGCTTTCGTTCTTGACCCGGACGGTCGGAACGTCGAGGCCGTCTGTCACGCGCCCGCCTGA
- the groES gene encoding co-chaperone GroES, whose protein sequence is MKFRPLGDRVLVKRVEEETKTKGGIIIPDTAKEKPQEGEVVAVGPGARNDKGEIVALDVKAGDRILFGKWSGTEVKVDGQDLLIMKESDVLGVVEA, encoded by the coding sequence ATGAAGTTTCGTCCCCTGGGCGACCGCGTCCTCGTGAAGCGCGTCGAAGAAGAAACCAAGACCAAGGGCGGGATCATCATTCCCGACACGGCGAAGGAAAAGCCTCAAGAAGGCGAAGTCGTCGCGGTCGGTCCGGGCGCTCGCAACGACAAGGGCGAGATCGTCGCCCTGGACGTCAAGGCTGGCGACCGCATCCTGTTCGGCAAGTGGTCGGGCACCGAAGTGAAGGTCGACGGTCAAGACCTCCTGATCATGAAGGAAAGCGACGTCCTGGGCGTGGTCGAGGCTTAA
- the groL gene encoding chaperonin GroEL (60 kDa chaperone family; promotes refolding of misfolded polypeptides especially under stressful conditions; forms two stacked rings of heptamers to form a barrel-shaped 14mer; ends can be capped by GroES; misfolded proteins enter the barrel where they are refolded when GroES binds), translating to MAAKDVYFSSDARDKMLRGVNILANAVKVTLGPKGRNVVIEKSFGAPRTTKDGVSVAKEIELADKFENLGAQMIREVASKTNDKAGDGTTTATVLAQAIVQEGLKSVAAGMNPMDLKRGIDKAVLVAVEDIKKSSKKVTTNAEIAQVGTISANGDKEVGEMIAKAMDKVGNEGVITVEEAKTAETELDVVEGMQFDRGYLSPYFITNADKMEVQLEEPLILLFEKKLSSLQPLLPVLEAVVQSGRPLLIIAEDVEGEALATLVVNKLRGGLRVAAVKAPGFGDRRKAMLEDIAILTGAQVVSEDLGIKLESVTLDMLGRAKKVSITKDDTTIVDGIGEKEAIEARISQIKRQIEETTSDYDKEKLQERLAKLAGGVAVIRVGGSTEVEVKEKKDRVDDALNATRAAADEGIVPGGGTALLKASKALAGLTGDNDDQTAGIAIVRRALQAPIRQIAENAGVEGSIVVGKILENDSSSFGFNAQSEQYVDLVADGVIDPAKVVRTALQNAASVAGLLITTEAAIVEAPKKSAPAAPGGMPGGMGDMDF from the coding sequence ATGGCCGCTAAAGACGTCTATTTCTCCTCCGACGCGCGCGACAAGATGCTGCGCGGCGTCAACATCCTCGCCAACGCGGTGAAGGTGACCCTGGGCCCCAAGGGCCGCAACGTCGTCATCGAAAAGTCGTTCGGCGCTCCGCGCACGACCAAGGACGGCGTCTCGGTCGCCAAGGAAATCGAACTGGCTGACAAGTTCGAGAACCTCGGCGCGCAGATGATCCGCGAAGTCGCGTCGAAGACCAACGACAAGGCCGGCGACGGCACCACGACCGCCACGGTCCTGGCCCAAGCCATCGTCCAGGAAGGCCTCAAGTCGGTCGCCGCCGGCATGAACCCGATGGACCTGAAGCGCGGCATCGACAAGGCCGTGCTGGTCGCCGTCGAGGACATCAAGAAGTCCTCGAAGAAGGTCACCACCAACGCTGAAATCGCCCAGGTCGGCACCATCTCGGCCAACGGCGACAAGGAAGTCGGCGAGATGATCGCCAAGGCGATGGACAAGGTCGGCAACGAAGGCGTCATCACCGTCGAAGAAGCCAAGACCGCCGAGACCGAACTCGACGTCGTCGAAGGCATGCAGTTCGACCGCGGCTACCTGTCGCCGTACTTCATCACCAACGCCGACAAGATGGAAGTTCAGCTGGAAGAGCCGCTGATCCTCCTGTTCGAAAAGAAGCTGTCGTCGCTGCAGCCGCTGCTGCCGGTGCTGGAAGCCGTCGTCCAGTCGGGCCGTCCGCTGCTGATCATCGCTGAAGACGTCGAAGGCGAGGCCCTGGCCACGCTGGTCGTCAACAAGCTGCGTGGCGGCCTGCGCGTCGCCGCCGTCAAGGCTCCGGGCTTCGGCGACCGCCGCAAGGCCATGCTGGAAGACATCGCGATCCTGACCGGCGCTCAAGTCGTCAGCGAAGACCTCGGCATCAAGCTCGAGAGCGTCACGCTCGACATGCTGGGCCGCGCCAAGAAGGTCTCGATCACCAAGGACGACACCACGATCGTGGACGGCATCGGCGAGAAGGAAGCCATCGAGGCTCGCATCTCGCAGATCAAGCGCCAGATCGAGGAAACCACCTCGGACTACGACAAGGAAAAGCTGCAAGAGCGTCTGGCCAAGCTGGCCGGCGGCGTCGCGGTCATCCGCGTCGGCGGCTCGACCGAAGTCGAAGTGAAGGAAAAGAAGGACCGCGTTGACGACGCCCTGAACGCGACCCGCGCGGCCGCCGACGAAGGCATCGTCCCGGGCGGCGGCACGGCTCTGCTGAAGGCCTCCAAGGCCCTGGCTGGCCTGACCGGCGACAACGACGACCAGACCGCCGGCATCGCGATCGTCCGTCGCGCCCTGCAGGCTCCGATCCGCCAGATCGCCGAGAACGCCGGCGTCGAAGGTTCGATCGTGGTCGGCAAGATCCTGGAAAACGACAGCAGCTCGTTCGGCTTCAACGCCCAGAGCGAACAGTATGTCGACCTGGTCGCCGACGGCGTCATCGACCCGGCCAAGGTTGTCCGCACGGCCCTGCAGAACGCCGCTTCGGTGGCCGGCCTGCTGATCACGACGGAAGCCGCGATCGTCGAAGCTCCGAAGAAGTCGGCTCCGGCCGCTCCGGGCGGCATGCCCGGCGGCATGGGTGACATGGACTTCTAA
- a CDS encoding intradiol ring-cleavage dioxygenase, which produces MPQLFSPNRRRVLALAAIAPAASALPRPAHADALVLTPQVTQGPYWFDPNLLRADITEGQPGVPARVRMTVLDQVGAPIRGARVEIWHCNASGLYSGYDGQGDDQKTGTKGQTFLRGGQLTDAGGAALFRTIWPGWYQGRTPHIHAKVFLDARTALTCQLFVPDALSEYLYENVPAYKRPRKRDTLNSNDGIALQGGAAMVAAVKEGKDAYEIALTVAIDPRADWKDAGFGPEQPGSGPSGPPPGPPPEGMGPPGGPGAGPPRAPLLSGEARLKAMVPGL; this is translated from the coding sequence ATGCCTCAGCTCTTCTCCCCCAACCGCCGTCGCGTCCTGGCCCTGGCCGCCATCGCGCCCGCCGCCTCGGCCCTGCCCCGCCCTGCCCACGCCGACGCCCTGGTGCTGACGCCCCAGGTCACCCAGGGTCCCTACTGGTTCGACCCCAACCTGCTGCGCGCGGACATCACCGAGGGCCAGCCCGGCGTCCCGGCCCGCGTGCGGATGACCGTGCTGGACCAGGTCGGCGCGCCGATCCGCGGCGCGCGGGTCGAGATCTGGCATTGCAACGCCTCGGGCCTCTATTCCGGCTATGACGGCCAGGGCGACGACCAGAAGACCGGGACCAAGGGCCAAACCTTTCTGCGCGGCGGCCAGCTGACCGACGCCGGCGGCGCGGCGCTCTTTCGCACCATCTGGCCGGGCTGGTACCAAGGCCGCACGCCGCACATCCACGCCAAGGTCTTCCTCGACGCCCGCACGGCCCTGACCTGCCAGCTGTTCGTCCCCGACGCGCTCAGCGAATACCTGTACGAGAACGTCCCGGCCTATAAGCGCCCCCGCAAGCGCGACACGCTCAACAGCAACGACGGCATCGCCCTGCAGGGGGGCGCGGCCATGGTCGCGGCGGTCAAGGAAGGCAAGGACGCCTACGAAATCGCCTTGACCGTCGCCATCGATCCGCGAGCCGACTGGAAGGACGCCGGCTTTGGTCCCGAACAGCCTGGATCGGGCCCGTCCGGACCGCCTCCGGGTCCGCCGCCCGAGGGCATGGGGCCGCCTGGCGGACCCGGCGCCGGCCCGCCCCGCGCGCCGTTGCTGAGCGGCGAGGCGCGGCTGAAGGCGATGGTGCCTGGTCTTTAG